One Drosophila virilis strain 15010-1051.87 chromosome 5, Dvir_AGI_RSII-ME, whole genome shotgun sequence DNA window includes the following coding sequences:
- the RpL18A gene encoding large ribosomal subunit protein eL20 encodes MRAKGLLKEYEVVGRKLPSEKEPQTPLYKMRIFAPDNIVAKSRFWYFLRQLKKFKKTTGEIVSLKQVYETSPIKIKNFGIWLRYDSRSGTHNMYREYRDLTVGGAVTQCYRDMGARHRARAHSIQIIKVESIPASKTRRVHVKQFHDSKIKFPLVQRVHHKGNRKLFSYRKPRTYFQ; translated from the exons ATGAGAGCCAAGGGTTTG TTGAAGGAATACGAGGTCGTTGGCCGCAAGCTGCCAAGCGAGAAGGAGCCACAGACGCCTCTGTACAAGATGCGCATCTTTGCTCCCGACAACATTGTCGCCAAATCCCGTTTCTGGTACTTTTTGCGCCAGCTGAAGAAGTTCAAGAAGACTACCGGCGAAATTGTGTCCCTGAAGCAGGTGTACGAAACATCGCCCATTAAGATCAAGAACTTTGGCATCTGGCTGCGCTACGATTCTCGTTCGGGCACACACAACATGTACCGCGAGTACCGTGACCTGACTGTGGGCGGTGCCGTTACACAGTGCTACCGTGACATGGGCGCTCGTCATCGTGCCCGTGCCCACTCCATTCAAATCATTAAGGTGGAATCGATCCCAGCCTCAAAGACGCGTCGTGTCCATGTTAAGCAGTTCCACGATTCCAAGATCAAGTTCCCATTGGTGCAACGTGTCCACCACAAGGGCAACAGGAAGCTGTTCTCGTACAGAAAGCCAAGGACCTACTTCCAGTAA
- the MESR4 gene encoding uncharacterized protein MESR4: MMETLEQQQTKSTPNSEPHAGNTETTPAASEEDDIEEHCNAFELENEEKNSSSPLRELSLKTVAEQNEAQNHLENGQDAEEEPAASQETAQGTSSTADSLDESFEQPAESSVKVECEEAAEDTAEGGDAEEKPSTLLDAQKSPIDIKVETKSPLSTLKDDVADEPSSSPGKPDEQQNGEIATTGSPAMQFDTERSLHDELTLTDNIKVEEKSPLPRIRSDEEDVSSPAIKMPEDNSPCEQKSICETSSPVYRVVGESFSNDEEDNVSPTIKVIEKTSSPAHMQEEDRSSSFSSALKISDDIKIEGDEDFLDRVQRNDDEGEMEQEEEEEAASSPAFKIDEDEFASSANATKEGELASPATPAATPVYKINDLSPASIPDDDDDDDEDSSQGFNAEIKIEEASPKLPKIERKSPMEIIKIESDSEDEDVQVEVENDVDETEGNQTAATDLHQLEQSDNLIKQKQNMETPTTPSPSPTPKVKINGAHAAMEELQPMSELEQERLEDAVQQSVIANNEKEEQLELQNTGRRSSRSSSSSSSVSSTSQQLVIDQPESEQQLRKQQQQPQLSHDQEQAKNQQLLLALKRRRSGSNSNSDSDNNPKPSAKQQCVETEEQQTSSLLLQRLQAPAPNSGDVEQQLSCYKCNANKFDNFQQLNAHYAQCKAHTEAAAAAAAETATKSTAGVAAADAAAAAAAAVASAIPAPAAVAVPLTSPAPATALKKERFFRCARCSTVHQCWNFFLHMREVHQRYICLYCSHVFASVEKLSLHLENKHDMDQRHFANIEAWQALQSQEDRARYLVCCNCQASFERGSHFDDHDCAELMQPCALCGQKAGHANGCRNSSSTTATNANNSGSSRKKTAARRKRKTAKSKQPPSQQLAEEQPKANNQQEDESNWMETDALVPPEAPAQPTALPENNIPAPIEVAPQEDAAPKLVVPKMMLRVPKEFQKSVDAALSSTDTEEEDNDELATSAAAEAPDAAESESRSSAMPLLTVDAVEQQQQQLQPMSSLSEDTETATETASTFQETAPAMPANASLNELEDDEDSPALKLPLVLAEFERTKLDIERTMALMVAKRELQEQQQQQRQLQQQLQQHQLPTEAKQQRGRWSLTPPASPHNNPINETTHVPKVLQEQEQLLPTGESVEPAAELLPASVPQRRDTLGSECMELDDSLNEEQNTQQSEQTEQSEQSEQLQQPLDAEPAACATPPPPPPPADGIEVAGADTHTVELQLDRPLDKFEMVDFGRLCLKAVYPFCLYCNHARRIAVNAKQLVLHLIAQHRFTATVDSITAEELQAETIVAKLKSYLPALEGNHYLNSMSCCSLEQGRFVQPFNERIYECFQCRYVTATHKELYTHNRRLHIKTNITCCMCRLNFFSYSELLCHICPGIATGNVFDVQFRCCLCETAPLASAFRLMVHLRKQHQACDICLEDCHTQAKLSAHVWKHKLLHLCYRCGIAYRNKQDISKHLFWKHGTESTSCKRCLQKRWRHVYHFCVPATQFTCEHCQFTFSKAIYLEVHKRQHVGDYRYACNEEQCEEKFVSRKLLLKHAAQHEVKQLDDDEEDEEESSSKDQLTKLELEEQRTSSAASEQPESNGQQLKTENEPMSSPKSEAAHQVDGGKLKDKTTQPALSGAQQEKEEQTPRKRRKKAKRNKASLEDLNLIAPNLSESDSSDDSDSDAGRSTGTLQEAQAHGTLPMRASVDDLDMPRIMLSPASESDNEEPNKELVKSETEPKLEQQQLESMKQQPLKAETETEMSDGQKPKLETTDGAGETQEVPDIWKNLLQNQPAAVAKKEPEALEVQPTEEQLRPTKLHVACSDHDYCKMQRTPPPTPVPTPDKPAQVTPNKSKRSANAASSDSDSSSSSSSNSDSDSSSCSCGSNCSCSSSGSSSSDDDSDNESQSSPKSPNKKVAKKSSSERIQESQNNLNNNNNNNNNSEEYVNVTSNNEEELRPAMPSPKAPLYNESDFDTAVSDTDEEFYDAHPQKMASEMLAQKRLALLSAQATEVQPQDGNGNYGIVENSRPSTPSLPEEAAAFADKRERVAKNKKKKRERKSTCKSMSQAKMMPGGVPQMVPPQQLPLGLPPGAAALAEAIATPQQQQQQQQQQQQQQQQQHMLLLTESPLTPITHRPSWQPRMSEGSSCSDADGQLKRSKRTRRPNKFYGYTSDDENMSSVLAPPLQVGMQLIKPQPPPQLTWAKEDLPTPAKQQRSRSNHGEHHNHHHHHQQHQQQQQQQPHQQQHSHQHSNGSSRKRNRRAPLSGAGSGSASARRGAKRVKQQPATPAATVTTPQAEQLQLPPIPTLKIRPALLPVSAAPSDSSDSSSDDENAEINVTSLLPPIQAPSVMMQQPPVAVAPATLPTPPPPPPPPATTAFNQPIPPALLPNPDFATLQYFKANNIRYPIRPPAGARLAREGESVYCYCRCPYDEVSEMIACDGDNCLIEWFHFECVGIMVAPQGKWFCAECRPKYSEGLYPGVKAK, translated from the exons ATGATGGAAACATtggaacagcaacaaacaaagaGTACGCCTAACAGTGAGCCCCATGCGGGCAATACGGAAACGACGCCGGCAGCCAGCGAAGAGGATGACATTGAAGAACACTGCAATGCGTTCGAGCTGGAAAATGAGGagaaaaacagcagcagcccgcTACGTGAGCTTAGTCTAAAAACCGTAGCTGAGCAGAATGAAGCGCAAAATCACCTAGAGAATGGACAAGATGCAGAGGAGGAGCCGGCAGCCTCGCAAGAGACGGCACAGGGTACATCTTCAACTGCCGACAGCCTAGACGAGTCATTTGAGCAGCCAGCCGAAAGTTCTGTGAAAGTGGAGTGTGAAGAGGCCGCGGAGGATACTGCTGAGGGTGGCGATGCCGAAGAGAAGCCGTCCACATTGCTCGACGCCCAAAAGTCTCCAATCGACATTAAAGTTGAAACGAAAAGTCCTTTATCCACGCTCAAAGATGATGTTGCTGACGAACCCTCCTCCTCGCCCGGCAAGCCAGATGAGCAACAGAACGGAGAGATTGCGACAACGGGTTCGCCTGCGATGCAATTTGATACGGAAAGATCGCTACATGATGAATTAACTTTAACCGATAACATAAAAGTTGAAGAGAAAAGTCCTTTGCCACGCATTAGGTCAGATGAAGAAGATGTCTCTTCGCCAGCGATTAAAATGCCCGAAGATAATTCTCCATGTGAGCAGAAGAGCATTTGTGAAACATCTTCGCCTGTGTACAGAGTCGTTGGCGAGAGTTTTTCCAATGATGAAGAGGATAATGTTTCACCAACGATAAAAGTGATTGAGAAAACATCTTCACCTGCCCACATGCAAGAGGAAGATAGATCATCATCGTTTTCATCTGCACTTAAGATCTCTGACGACATTAAAATCGAGGGCGATGAAGATTTTTTAGACCGAGTGCAAAGAAACGACGACGAAGGAGAGATGGAGcaagaggaggaggaggaggcggcatCGTCACCTGCATTCAAAATCGATGAAGATGAATTTGCTTCAAGTGCAAACGCAACCAAGGAAGGGGAGCTAGCATCACCTGCAACACCAGCTGCGACGCCTGTGTATAAAATCAATGATCTTTCACCTGCCAGCATaccagatgatgatgatgatgatgatgaggattCCTCACAAGGATTTAATGCTGAAATTAAAATCGAGGAAGCCAGTCCAAAGTTGCCAAAAATTGAGCGCAAATCCCCCATGGAAATCATTAAGATTGAGTCTGATTCTGAGGATGAAGATGTGCAGGTAGAGGTGGAAAATGATGTAGATGAAACTGAAGGTAATcaaacagctgcaacagaTTTACACCAATTGGAGCAAAGTGATAATTTGattaagcaaaagcaaaacatgGAGACGCCAACgacgccgtcgccgtcgccgacGCCTAAGGTGAAAATAAATGGCGCACATGCAGCAATGGAAGAACTGCAGCCGATGTCTGAGCTGGAGCAGGAGAGATTGGAAGATGCAGTACAACAGTCTGTGATAGCAAATAACGAGAAGGAagagcagctggagctgcaaAACACcggaagaagaagcagccgcagcagcagcagcagcagctcggtCAGCTCCACCTCACAGCAGCTGGTCATTGATCAGCCCGAgagcgagcagcagctgcgaaaacagcagcagcagccgcagctgagCCACGATCAGGAGCAGGCAAAGAATCAGCAATTGTTGCTTGCATTGAAGCGCAggcgcagcggcagcaacagcaacagcgacagcgacaacaacccAAAACCATCAGCCAAACAACAGTGCGTGGAGACGGAGGAGCAACAGACGTCGTCCTTGCTGTTGCAGCGTCTGCAGGCGCCAGCGCCGAATAGCGGCGATGTGGAACAGCAACTCAGCTGCTACAAgtgcaatgcaaacaaatttgataattttcagcagctAAATGCGCATTACGCACAATGCAAGGCACACACcgaagcggcagcagcagcagcagcagaaacagccACAAAGTCAACAGCaggagtagcagcagcagacgcagcagcagcagcagcagcagcagttgcatcAGCTATCccagcgccagcagctgttgccgtgCCCTTGACCAGTCCCGCACCTGCTACTGCCCTCAAGAAGGAGCGCTTCTTTCGCTGCGCCCGCTGCAGCACTGTGCATCAGTGCTGGAACTTTTTTCTGCACATGCGCGAGGTGCATCAGCGTTACATTTGCCTGTACTGTTCGCATGTGTTTGCCAGCGTTGAGAAACTGTCGCTACATCTGGAGAACAAGCACGACATGGATCAGCGTCATTTTGCCAACATTGAGGCGTGGCAAGCGCTGCAATCGCAAGAGGATCGCGCCCGTTATCTGGTCTGCTGCAATTGCCAGGCAAGCTTCGAGCGCGGCAGCCATTTCGATGATCATGACTGCGCCGAACTAATGCAGCCCTGCGCCCTGTGCGGCCAAAAGGCTGGCCATGCCAATGGCTGtcgcaatagcagcagcaccacagccaccaacgccaacaacagcggcagcagtcGCAAGAAGACGGCGGCGCGACGTAAGCGCAAGACGGCCAAGAGTAAGCAGCCGCCCAGCCAGCAGTTGGCCGAAGAGCAGCCCAAGGCAAACAATCAGCAGGAGGACGAGTCCAACTGGATGGAGACGGATGCGTTGGTGCCTCCTGAAGCGCCAGCACAGCCAACGGCATTGCCTGAAAACAACA TTCCAGCGCCAATTGAGGTTGCGCCACAAGAGGATGCGGCGCCCAAGCTGGTGGTGCCGAAGATGATGCTGCGCGTGCCGAAAGAGTTTCAGAAATCCGTGGACGCAGCGCTCAGCAGCACAGACACCGAGGAGGAGGACAACGATGAGCTGGCAAcatcggcagcagcagaagcgcCAGATGCAGCCGAATCCGAAAGCAGGAGCAGTGCGATGCCGCTGCTCACCGTGGATGCAgtggagcaacagcaacagcaattgcagcCCATGTCATCATTATCGGAGGACACGGAAACCGCCACCGAGACAGCGTCCACGTTTCAGGAAACGGCGCCCGCAATGCCCGCAAATGCTTCACTAAACGAATTGGAGGACGATGAGGATTCGCCAGCGTTAAAGCTGCCGTTGGTGCTGGCCGAATTTGAGCGCACCAAATTGGACATAGAGCGCACCATGGCGCTCATGGTGGCCAAGAGGGAGCtacaggaacagcagcaacagcagcgtcagctgcagcagcagctgcagcaacatcagctgcCAACTGAAGCCAAGCAGCAGCGCGGCCGCTGGTCCCTAACGCCGCCCGCATCCCCGCATAATAATCCCATAAATGAGACGACGCATGTGCCAAAGGTGCTGCAGGAGCAGGAACAGCTGCTGCCGACGGGTGAATCGGTGGAGCCAGCGGCAGAGCTGTTGCCTGCGTCTGTGCCGCAGCGTCGCGATACGCTGGGCAGCGAGTGCATGGAGCTCGATGATAGCCTTAATGAGGAGCAAAATACGCAGCAATCGGAGCAGACCGAACAGTCCGAGCAGTcggagcaactgcagcagccaTTGGACGCAGAGCCAGCGGCGTGCGcaacgccgccgccaccaccgccgcccgCCGATGGCATTGAGGTGGCCGGCGCGGATACCCACACAgttgagctgcagctggacaGGCCGCTGGACAAATTCGAAATGGTGGACTTTGGGCGTCTATGCCTCAAGGCTGTCTATCCCTTTTGCCTGTACTGTAACCATGCGCGGCGCATTGCTGTCAATGCCAAGCAGCTGGTGCTGCATCTAATCGCACAGCATCGCTTCACGGCCACCGTGGACAGCATCACGGCCGAGGAGCTGCAGGCGGAGACCATTGTCGCCAAGCTGAAGAGCTACTTGCCCGCCCTGGAAGGCAATCACTATTTGAATTCCATGAGTTGCTGCAGCTTGGAGCAGGGACGCTTCGTCCAACCCTTCAACGAGCGCATCTACGAGTGTTTCCAGTGCCGCTATGTGACGGCCACCCACAAGGAGCTCTACACGCACAATCGCCGGCTGCACATTAAGACGAACATCACGTGCTGCATGTGTCGCTTGAATTTCTTTAGCTACAGTGAACTGCTCTGCCATATCTGTCCGGGCATCGCTACGGGCAACGTATTCGATGTGCAATTCCGTTGCTGTCTGTGCGAGACGGCGCCGTTGGCCTCCGCGTTCCGGCTGATGGTGCATCTGCGGAAACAGCATCAGGCCTGTGATATCTGCCTGGAGGATTGCCATACCCAGGCCAAGCTCTCGGCGCACGTGTGGAAGCACAAGCTGTTGCATCTCTGTTATCGCTGCGGCATTGCGTATCGCAACAAGCAGGACATATCCAAGCATTTGTTCTGGAAGCATGGCACCGAGAGCACCAGCTGCAAGCGCTGCCTGCAGAAACGCTGGCGTCATGTCTATCACTTCTGTGTGCCCGCCACGCAATTCACCTGCGAGCATTGCCAGTTCACATTCAGTAAGGCCATCTACCTGGAGGTGCACAAGCGCCAGCATGTGGGCGATTATCGCTATGCCTGCAATGAGGAACAGTGCGAGGAGAAGTTCGTCTCGCGtaagctgctgctgaagcATGCGGCACAGCACGAGGTCAAGCAGCTGGATGACGACGAGGAGGATGAAGAGGAGTCGTCGTCCAAGGATCAACTGACCAAGCTGGAGCTAGAGGAACAGCGCACATCGAGCGCAGCTTCAGAGCAGCCCGAAAGTAATGGCCAGCAGCTAAAGACGGAGAACGAGCCAATGTCATCGCCCAAGTCCGAGGCAGCACATCAAGTGGATGGCGGAAAACTGAAAGACAAAACGACGCAGCCAGCACTGTCGGGGGCACAGCAGGAGAAGGAGGAGCAGACGCCGCGTAAGCGACGCAAGAAGGCCAAGCGCAACAAGGCCTCGCTGGAGGACTTAAATCTGATTGCGCCCAATCTATCCGAATCGGACAGCAGCGATGATAGCGATTCAGATGCCGGACGCAGCACAGGGACACTGCAGGAGGCCCAGGCACATGGCACGCTGCCCATGCGTGCATCTGTGGATGATCTGGACATGCCTAGGATAATGCTATCGCCGGCCTCTGAGAGCGATAATGAGGAGCCCAATAAAGAGTTGGTCAAGTCAGAGACAGAGCCcaagctggagcagcagcagctggagtcaatgaagcagcagccgctgaaagcggaaacggaaacggaaatgtcTGATGGGCAAAAGCCCAAGCTGGAGACGACAGATGGAGCTGGCGAGACGCAAGAAGTGCCAGATATATGGAAAAATCTGTTGCAAAATCAGCCGGCTGCAGTGGCCAAAAAGGAGCCGGAAGCCCTGGAAGTGCAGCCGACGGAAGAGCAGCTGCGTCCCACGAAACTGCATGTGGCCTGCTCCGATCATGACTATTGCAAAATGCAGCGCACGCCGCCGCCCACGCCCGTGCCCACACCCGATAAACCAGCGCAAGTGACGCCCAACAAGTCGAAGCGTAGCGCGAATGCCGCCTCCAGCGATAGCGACAGCTCCAGCAGCTCCAGTTCCAATTCAGACTCAGACAGCTCCAGTTGCTCGTGCGGCTCCAATTGTAGTTGCAGctccagcggcagcagcagcagcgatgaTGACTCCGACAATGAGTCGCAAAGCTCGCCTAAGAGCCCCAACAAGAAAGTGGCCAAGAAGAGCTCGTCGGAACGCATCCAGGAATCCCAGAACAAcctcaacaacaataacaacaacaacaacaacagcgaggAATATGTGAATGTGACGAGCAACAATGAGGAAGAACTGCGTCCGGCAATGCCATCGCCCAAAGCGCCGCTCTACAATGAATCCGACTTTGATACGGCCGTCTCCGACACAGATGAGGAGTTCTACGATGCACATCCGCAGAAAATGGCCAGCGAGATGCTGGCACAGAAACGTCTGGCGCTGCTCTCGGCCCAAGCGACAGAGGTGCAGCCGCAGGACGGCAATGGCAACTATGGCATTGTGGAGAACAGTCGGCCATCGACGCCATCCCTGCCCGAGGAGGCAGCTGCGTTTGCGGACAAGCGTGAGCGTGTGgccaaaaacaagaagaagaaacgtGAGCGCAAATCCACATGCAAATCGATGAGCCAGGCCAAGATGATGCCCGGTGGTGTGCCGCAAATGGTGCCGCCGCAACAGCTGCCGCTGGGCTTACCTCCAGGCGCCGCCGCCCTCGCAGAAGCCATAGCAacgccgcagcaacagcagcagcaacaacaacaacagcagcagcagcagcagcagcaacatatgctgctgctgacggaATCGCCGCTGACGCCCATCACACACCGGCCCAGCTGGCAGCCGCGCATGAGCGagggcagcagctgctcagaTGCCGATGGCCAGCTGAAGCGCTCGAAGCGCACCAGGCGTCCAAATAAATTCTATGGCTATACGAGCGATGATGAGAACATGAGCAGCGTGCTGGCGCCCCCGTTGCAGGTGGGCATGCAGCTAATCAAGCcacagccgccgccgcagctgaCCTGGGCCAAGGAGGATCTGCCGACGCCGGCCAAGCAGCAGCGCAGTCGCAGCAATCATGGCGAGCATCACaatcatcaccatcatcatcagcagcaccagcaacagcagcagcagcagcctcaccagcagcagcattcgCATCAGCACAGCAATGGCAGCTCGCGGAAGCGCAACAGACGCGCGCCACTGAGCGGAGCCGGCTCTggcagtgccagtgccaggcGCGGTGCCAAGCGTGTCAAACAGCAGCCGGCGACGCCAGCAGCGACGGTGACAACACCGCAGGcggagcaactgcagctgccgccCATACCCACACTGAAAATACGGCCCGCTCTGCTGCCCGTCAGCGCAGCGCCCAGCGACAGCAGCGATAGCAGCTCGGACGACGAGAATGCCGAGATAAATGTGACCAGTCTGCTGCCGCCCATACAGGCGCCGTCCGTAATGATGCAGCAGCCGCCCGTGGCCGTGGCGCCGGCAACGTTGCCaacgccgccaccgccgccgccgccgcctgcgACAACCGCCTTCAATCAGCCGATACCGCCAGCGCTGCTGCCAAATCCGGACTTTGCCACGCTGCAGTACTTCAAGGCGAATAATATACGATATCCCATACGACCGCCGGCTGGGGCGCGACTGGCCCGTGAGGGTGAATCGGTATATTGCTACTGCCGTTGTCCCTACGACGAGGTCTCCGAGATGATTGCCTGCGACGGTGATAATTGCCTCATCGAATGGTTCCATTTCGAGTGCGTTGGCATCATGGTGGCGCCGCAGGGCAAATGGTTTTGCGCCGAATGCCGGCCCAAATATTCCGAGGGCCTCTATCCGGGCGTCAAGGCCAAATAA
- the LOC6627155 gene encoding EEF1A lysine methyltransferase 2, which produces MELEGSELGTKEYWETSYTREIKNYKSHGDVGEIWFDEDSQQRIVDWLLKQETLNKQTARVLDLGCGNGMFLIALANEGFTQLTGVDYSPKAIELAKGIAKDQALNISYDVADLTQNVCPTLGTYAIVHDKGTYDAVSLCPDNPKEQRTNYLATVAQLLHDKNSLFVITSCNWTEDELLQSFEHLFVKYCTIPTPTFKFGGKVGNVVTSVVFKKK; this is translated from the coding sequence atggaaTTAGAGGGTTCCGAGTTGGGCACAAAGGAGTACTGGGAAACCAGCTACACGCGAGAAATCAAAAACTACAAAAGCCACGGCGATGTGGGTGAAATCTGGTTTGACGAGGACTCTCAACAGCGCATTGTAGACTGGCTGCTGAAGCAGGAGACCCTCAATAAACAAACAGCACGTGTGCTCGACTTGGGCTGCGGCAATGGTATGTTCCTGATCGCTCTGGCCAACGAGGGATTCACACAGCTCACAGGCGTTGACTACTCACCCAAGGCAATTGAGCTGGCCAAGGGCATAGCCAAGGATCAAGCGCTGAACATCAGTTACGATGTCGCGGATTTGACCCAGAACGTTTGCCCAACGCTGGGCACCTACGCCATTGTCCACGACAAGGGCACCTACGATGCGGTCAGCCTGTGCCCAGACAATCCCAAGGAGCAGCGTACAAATTATCTGGCCACTGTCGCACAGTTGCTGCACGACAAGAACAGCCTGTTCGTTATCACCTCCTGCAACTGGACGGAGGACGAGTTGCTGCAGAGCTTCGAGCATCTTTTTGTCAAATATTGCACCATACCCACGCCCACATTCAAATTTGGCGGCAAGGTGGGCAATGTGGTTACCTCCGTAGTGTTTAAGAAAAAATGa
- the Diap2 gene encoding death-associated inhibitor of apoptosis 2: MTDRRLELESERYATFIEWPTNAPVQVEDLVKNGFFATGNWLEAECNWCHIRIDHWEYGDQVSERHRRASPICSMVLAPNHCGNVPVEPAVAAGQSSDCEGNSVVDGGSTQQVQCACPDLLIEANRLETFKDWPNPNITPQALAKAGFYYLNQSDHVRCVWCKGVIAKWEKNDNAFEEHRRFFPNCPRVQMGPLIEFAGKDLEELGIQPTKLPQRPQFACMEARLRTFSDWPITNIQPAEPLAQAGLYYQKIDDQVRCFHCNIGLRSWQKEDEPWQEHAKWSPKCQFVLLAKGPQYVQQVRKAAAAAASPTAATAPQLPVSIGSAMCAPPACEALALGIDVGIVRSTIARKLSSSGCAYDTLDDLLHAIFDDAGGTSAALEVTEPSAPIDCSATTSKAAALEPPKPAVVEAAAAVEPAAVNSSSPNGNLSLEEENRLLKDARLCKVCLDEDVGIVFLPCGHLATCNNCAPSVSKCPMCRADIKGFVRTFLS, encoded by the exons ATGACCGATCGTCGCCTGGAATTGGAAAGCGAACGATATGCGACGTTCATCGAGTGGCCAACAAATGCGCCCGTCCAGGTTGAAGATTTGGTGAAAAACGGTTTCTTTGCCACGGGCAATTGGCTGGAGGCCGAATGCAACTGGTGTCACATACGCATCGATCACTGGGAGTACGGTGATCAAGTGAGCGAGCGACATCGTCGCGCCTCGCCCATTTGCTCCATGGTATTGGCACCTAATCATTGTGGAAATGTGCCCGTGGAGCCAGCAGTCGCCGCTGGACAGAGCAGCGACTGTGAGGGCAACAGCGTCGTGGACGGCGGCAGCACACAGCAGGTTCAATGCGCTTGCCCGGATTTGCTGATCGAAGCGAATCGTCTGGAAACGTTCAAGGATTGGCCC AATCCGAATATCACACCACAGGCTTTAGCCAAGGCGGGTTTCTATTATCTCAACCAATCGGATCATGTGAGATGCGTGTGGTGCAAGGGCGTCATTGCCAAATGGGAGAAGAACGACAATGCCTTTGAGGAGCATCGACGCTTCTTTCCCAATTGTCCGCGTGTACAAATGGGTCCGTTGATTGAGTTCGCTGGCAAGGATCTGGAGGAGCTGGGCATACAGCCAACAAAGTTGCCGCAGCGCCCCCAATTTGCCTGCATGGAGGCGCGACTGCGCACGTTCAGCGACTGGCCCATTACAAATATCCAGCCCGCTGAGCCACTGGCCCAGGCGGGCTTATACTATCAGAAGATTGACGATCAGGTGCGTTGCTTTCATTGCAACATTGGCTTGCGCTCCTGGCAGAAGGAGGATGAACCCTGGCAAGAGCACGCCAAATGGTCGCCAAAATGCCAATTTGTGCTGCTCGCCAAGGGACCACAGTATGTGCAGCAGGTGCGcaaagcggcagcagcagccgcatcgcCAACGGCTGCCACAGCGCCACAATTACCCGTTAGCATTGGCAGCGCCATGTGCGCGCCGCCCGCCTGTGAGGCTCTGGCACTCGGCATAGATGTGGGCATTGTGCGCAGCACCATTGCCCGAAAGCTGTCCAGTTCGGGCTGTGCCTACGATACGCTCGACGATCTGTTGCATGCCATATTTGATGATGCAGGCGGCACCAGTGCCGCACTGGAAGTTACCGAGCCATCAGCGCCCATTGACTGTTCGGCCACCACGAGTAAAGCGGCAGCACTGGAGCCACCCAAGCCAGCGGTGgttgaagctgctgctgcagtggaGCCTGCTGCAGTGAACAGTTCAAGTCCCAATGGCAATCTGTCGCTCGAGGAGGAGAATCGCCTGTTAAAGGATGCGCGCCTGTGCAAGGTGTGTCTGGACGAGGATGTCGGTATTGTTTTCCTGCCCTGCGGACATTTGG CCACCTGTAACAATTGCGCGCCCAGCGTCTCCAAATGTCCCATGTGTCGTGCGGATATTAAAGGATTTGTGCGCACCTTTCTCTCTTGA